A single region of the Pontibacter kalidii genome encodes:
- a CDS encoding VOC family protein yields MEQRLTLITLGVKNLQRSREFYQNVFGWQPNETDSESIVFFQLNGLQLALFPQESLADDAGVSSEGSGFKKFSLAYNVRSEQEVDELVAQLEQNGATVVKRPEKVFWGGYSSYISDPDDNLWEIAYNPFLLPDEPKGQRHTSIH; encoded by the coding sequence ATGGAACAACGATTAACATTGATCACTTTAGGGGTAAAGAACCTGCAGCGGTCCAGAGAATTTTATCAAAACGTGTTTGGCTGGCAGCCAAACGAAACGGACTCTGAAAGTATAGTTTTCTTTCAGTTGAACGGCCTACAGCTGGCCCTCTTCCCGCAGGAATCGTTGGCCGATGATGCGGGGGTTTCTTCGGAAGGAAGTGGCTTTAAGAAATTCTCCTTGGCTTATAATGTGCGCTCGGAGCAGGAGGTAGACGAGTTGGTGGCGCAGCTGGAACAGAATGGCGCTACCGTGGTAAAGCGCCCGGAGAAAGTTTTCTGGGGCGGCTACAGCAGCTACATTTCCGATCCGGATGATAACCTGTGGGAGATCGCTTACAACCCGTTTTTGCTCCCCGATGAGCCAAAAGGGCAAAGGCATACTTCTATACATTAG